The genomic segment taaatatgaaaactcAAGGTAtactttggaaaatggtcagcTGTGACAAAAAGCACTGATACAAGTGATTTGTTTCAACTAAATAAACataactgaacaaacaaacaacaaaacaagagtgTTATAAAGCAAATACcataataaatactgtattttatccATTAATTTACTTACCAGCTCCATTCCTTCTTCGTTTCCTTTAGCAACAGCACCACCTAGTGACACTAATAGAGAACTGCACTTCAACAGggtcccacaatgcaacagcTCTCTTTTATCCTCAATGCTTCAAGTAAGATAAGGACAAAAGGGGGACAGATCATCATTATTATGATCAGTAAAATTACACTGTTTGTTAAGTAATTACATATAACAGTGTAGTCTGTAAATATAACAGACTGTTCACGCTGAGAATGTCCCACGGCTCTCACCTGCATGCAAGGTAGTGCAGACACCACGCACACTCAATAGCAGGTGCCAGGCCAAACTTCGGGTCAGGAGTCAGGACTGATAACAAGTGTGAAGGTAAACTAGAGGCCAGGACCAtcctgcagacagagaggaagctCATTACACAACTGAGGGCAGTGTGTAATGTAAGTAACACCTTACAAAAGAAttgatttcaacatttttttaaagagaccAGTAATATAGAGAATCCAGAGATGAACTGACGTGCAATTAAAATGCTTACGGGATTATTTTCTCTGCTGCATCTCTGGCCTGTAGAAGCTGAGAGAGGGTAAACCCCACAGCTTCCACCACTGCTAGATTATGTCTCTGGttctggacacacacagaaacatcagGACAGGCATGTTAACATTATTAAATTTAACTTTGTGTGGCATCAGTTCAGAGCTATATGAGTAACCAGAAATTGATTCAGCTTCTTTGCAAAACTTCTACGGATTATTTGATAAACATTTATTGACATATCAGCAAAGACAGCGAAGATAATGGTGTGACTCCTCTATTAAAGCTGATGTTGAAGACCAGTGAATCTTCTTTGGTTACCTCTATACAGTTCGCCAGAGCTGGTATGATTCCCTGAGCcaggagtttttcttttataacaTCAGTGTCTGGGCATAAATTGCCCAGCGTGTAGAGACACAGCTCCTGTGtacacatgaacatacacagAAAGTAAAATAATATGTACAATTAgttaataataattacacaCTGCCTGGTATGAATAGGTACTAACAGTGAACTTGGTGCTCTGGCCAGACAGGTAGGTGAGCAGGTAAGGGGTGGCAGGCAGAAAGGCTGGGGCTACATTGGTGTGGTGAGAGTGAGACAGCTCATGAAGACACCGAACAGCCTGCAGACGGCACTGAGCATTAGAGCCAGTGAGGAGACCCACCAGCAGATGCATACTATTCTCCTGCCTAGAGGGAAGACAGATTCCCAGACAGACATGACACATGACAGAGATACCAATAGCGACAGCATCCTTTAAACTCGATACCAACATACTTGATGAAGGTGAGCTGTGCTGATGGGTCGCGGAGGGCTTTACTCAGAGCTTTCAGGTGGGCCTCCCTCTCAGGCCCGCTGTGTTGAAGTTTATGGAACAAACTGACCACGTCCtggaaaaaattagaaacaggTTCAAATCTCAAGATCCTTCATTTATTGAACTTgccaacaaattatttttcataacGTCTGTCACTCACCTGCTCTCCTGAGGTAGTGTCCAGGGTGACCTCCGGCTGCTCCTCATCTTCATTCAGCAGGAGTCTCTTGCTCACaagctgtctgtctctgcgGGCCTGTCTCAGTGCTAtagcaataaacacaaacaaataccaCACATTACTCTCTGCTTTAGTCATATCAAAGCAGCCAATCCTACTTAGTTGTTCAGTGTAAAGATGCCCTACAAGCCATCAATCTGTCAAGTTCTGAGACAAATCTGCTCTGTGGACCATTATCATTTACTATAAGAATGTCACAGTAGCTGGAGGATGTATCAGTGTAGTGTTGAAAACATTACCAGATATCAACTTATATTTTGTTGTCTTCTGGTCTATTGTTATATAATGTGTTGTcttgttattatattatatcttTTTGagattatatataatatatatatatatatatatataaaatatatatatataaaatatatatatatatatataaaatatatatatatatatatatatatatatatacacacacacacacacacacacacacatacatacatacatacacacatacacacacacacacattttcagcaaACCATTATATGTTCACTACATTACtagttttatacattttttcgATTTTTTTAGCTATAGTCTCTAGCGCCATCCCCAAGTTATATTAAATACTGACACTGGCTTAGCCAAAATGTAACATGTTTGATATCTCTGAGCTGAATTAAGTCACGTCCCCCAGATTTAGGTTAATATGCTTGCTAATAGACTGACTGAAATCTTTATCTAGCCGGCAATAGGTAATAAGTCTTTTACATGGGTGCCCCCCTTGTATGGGGTTCACAAAACATGGCAACAGGTGTGGCTGCTTGAAGAGGGCTAccgggcacaggcccaggggtCCAAGGTATCATGGGTTTCTTGTTCGTGAGTATATCgaaacaactacaaaaatgaCTGGATAACAAAGCAGATAGGCAGcaaaaagatataaaacaacCCCAAAGTGAAGTAAAACTACGTTGAGAAGCAACACATCCTCAAATAGATGCAAAACGTCCACAGAGGGATGCAAAACgattacaaaaatacaatacatttacaACGGAacgcaaaacaaccacagagagacacaaaagacCACGAAGAAACAGAGCAAacgtacacagacacaaaacaaccacaaatagAAGAAAAACGACCACCAGAAGCATAGATACACATAACAGCCAGAGAGAGATACAAAACAActagaaagagacacagaagcGGCATACAATGACGACGAAGAGACTCAAGAGGcacaaaatgatcacaaaacCACTAGGCAACGtccgttttgtgtctctttcagtctggggtcTTGCTCTAGTGTATAAGGGTTAGTGTGTCTTCTACATGTCTGCGCCCAAGGGCCCGTTGTCTTGTAATCCGTCCATGATGAAGATGTAACTAACAAGTAACTTGACAGCTAGTTAGCTAACCGTAGCCTTGGGGCTTTAACAAACGATAACTTCTCAGCGTAGTGGCTTGGTTAAGTCAAATGTTTTAGCGCTACCTGACTTTTATATTATGATACAGCGTTCGTTTATAGAAGAACAACTTTGCCTCAAGCTTAGCTGTTTGGTGAGCATTCAAAGTGGCTGTTGCCTGTAAACGACCTTAACTGTCTAAGCCTCTTTTCTCTCATAATAACGGGTTAACGTTTTTGCTAACGTTACCCCACGTTACGCTTACTGACGTTAGCCGGTAagttaaatacacacaaaacgctccaaacacacactccataCTTTCCCATCAGACCAGACTCACCCTTTTCGTGCTCCCGCCTCTTTAACCTGAGCTCCTCCAAGCTGTCGCCTTGTCGGCCGGCTTTGTGTCGAACTTTATTTAGCCTCCACATTTGACTCTTCTGGGGCCCGTAAGTCACTTGAGTTAAACTCGTTTCTTGACTTATTTCATGGTGGAAGATGTCAGTGTGGCTGTGGTACCAAACCGTGGATGTTAtattattcttcttcttctgtgtctgGTCCGACCTCCTTCGGCTGCTGGGGCGCCATCTAGCGGATACTTATGGAAGACACTCTTTAAGTATAGTACTGTATGAATCCGTGCCTTTCTTATTCTGTTCACAATAACAAGACTTCAGCTAGAGGATTAAAAAACTATAGCGTTTATTTTGCACAATGTGCAGTGCATATGTAAAAGCTTTATCAAacaaatttttgtttaaaaaacatgcttttcacaAACATTGAACAGTCAACCAATACCAAAATAGGCTATTTAAACAATTTccaaataacttttaaaaataactccacaaaaacttttttcttttgtgtcaaTTACAAGACAGCTGGACTAATAGTAAACATatacagtttaatttcattataaTATCTGAATCACTATAAAAATATCTGAGATGTGGTTAGTGATTCAGAGAACCAGGATAATTTAGTTTACAGTATCATGGGAGAAAATTCCCCAGACTGAAGGAGAATGAGCTCAAAAGAGACAGATCTCCGTTCAGTCAGTGACTGAATTTCACAATTATCCTGAGAGGGATCATCCATTCCTTGTCAGTTACTACCCTTTTTACATATTCATgccataaaaatgacaattaccGTACAAACCATTGCGAAAAAAAGACAGTTGTGGCACAGTATGCCACATTCAGCATggtaaaacacataaaacatataaaaaagataaaaatgtaaaaatgtaccaaaattaaaaaaaaaaaaaaaaaaaaaaaaaaatcagtccatCTTTACAGTTTTAAGCAATCCTTCTAACCATTAAATATGATTAGAAATAGGGTGGAGGGGATGTGTTGACTTCATCCTTTGGTTCTGCACCAATGAAGAATCAAACATCTTCAGGACTCTGTGCTCTTGGaggatttctttttctatgAAGAATTACAGAAAATGAGTTAAATAAGTGATCTGAGGAATCATCCTCTGGCACTGAAACTGATCACACCTTTTTCTGTTctgacagttcatttttttccagcaatgACATCAATCTGTGACATATCAAACTGGTATAGAGTATGGGCCTGTGATACCTTTTGTGGGTGTCGCTGGAGgatgtttgtgttgctgtggcATCTTGGACAGAAACTGCAGGCGTTTCTGGAACTTCAGCCGATTTCAACTTGCTTTTCTCTGAGAGAATGACATATGAAAAGGTGAACGCAAActtacaaaaatagaaaaatgttttgtcacaATTGGTGTGATTTATCTACTTactgttcttcttctctgttgGAGGACTTGGTGTCTCAGGGTCGGGAGGAGGTAGTGGCTCTGTGTCATCTGAATTATTTTTCGATGAtgagttctttttctttttcttcttcacttcagTAGTCTGCTCTggcttttcctctctttcacagctctctgttttctttgtcgTTATATTTTCTTCAACAATCTGTTCCAAAATCGTCTCATTATGATCAgccttgtcctttttttcctttttcttttcttcaactATCTGCTCTGGATTTTCTTCATCagggttttcctttttcttcttcttcgctttcttttctttaactaTTTCATCTGATTTTTCCTCGCTATTAcctgtctccctttttttcttctttgctgtctTTTCGTCAGCTATGTGCTCTGTATattctttgtcttctttaacttttttctctgatgtttCCTCACTTTCCActgcctttttcttctttgctttctttttttcacctaactgctctgtattttgttttacttcttcAGATACCTGCTCTGGAATTTCCTCACTATcagctgtctttttcttcttctttactttattttcttcagctgtCTGCTCTGAAGTGTCCTCACAATCaggtttctcctttttcttcttcttggctttcttttcttttactacTGGCTCTGAAATTTCCTCATTATCAGCATCCTCATTTTCGTTTTTCTCTATCACAGGTTTATCAACACACTCTTGCTCtgtgacttcattttttttcttcttctcttctttactctctttttcttgtccATCCTCACCAGTCTCAATTGCATCCCCTTCCACCTTGTCTTCAGtcatctcctttttcttcttcttcttcttcttgggcTCGAACATTGTCTCATCATTTTTTTCGTCACCAGAAGTCAtgactttccttttctctttcactggTGTCTGTTTTGGAGGAGAGAGTGTGGATGTAGCTGGACTGTCTTCTACAGCGTTGAAGTTTTGTTCTTGGCTCGGGGTGGCAGAGGAAGTCGCAGGTACAGTCTTTTTTGGACTGCTCTTCTTGTGTTTACTCTTCTTTGTTGGTGTCTCTGTTGTAGCTTTCTCCTCCAccttttcattctttccatcTGACCCGTTATTCAGTTGAATGGGAGTGTCAGTTTTTGCAGGGGGCTTAGCCCGGGGTTTTCTGACTCTCTTTTTCTTGGGCTGTGGTGTAGAGGAGTCCAAAGCGTTGATGGTGTCCATCTTGGCTATGTCAGCCTCTGTGGATAGAGTAAACAAGGTGAAGACATGAACAAACATGGCTAT from the Xiphias gladius isolate SHS-SW01 ecotype Sanya breed wild chromosome 23, ASM1685928v1, whole genome shotgun sequence genome contains:
- the tmco6 gene encoding transmembrane and coiled-coil domain-containing protein 6, which produces MWRLNKVRHKAGRQGDSLEELRLKRREHEKALRQARRDRQLVSKRLLLNEDEEQPEVTLDTTSGEQDVVSLFHKLQHSGPEREAHLKALSKALRDPSAQLTFIKQENSMHLLVGLLTGSNAQCRLQAVRCLHELSHSHHTNVAPAFLPATPYLLTYLSGQSTKFTELCLYTLGNLCPDTDVIKEKLLAQGIIPALANCIENQRHNLAVVEAVGFTLSQLLQARDAAEKIIPMVLASSLPSHLLSVLTPDPKFGLAPAIECAWCLHYLACSIEDKRELLHCGTLLKCSSLLVSLGGAVAKGNEEGMELFVCPLLRCVGNLLSVCPVDSLSAQVGDVRLVVALCALLQAYLHTQPALARESAWVLNNLTAHSSDFCSALLTFNLVPGLIQLLPFSQGINTMILRVLANIAHKKKEFCVQLAQLGLLSTLCATLKMADHEMVTLSLEVLFMLVVSRQQVADEFVRQGGVSLLEAIQYNSEGEMRRRAAYLLEHHLLSYSSHCTVDNIPCC
- the LOC120785526 gene encoding myb-like protein V; this translates as MSVNASKHELIQLIYRHLKEHGFHSAADELERHSPQVPTVHTHRDRDREGLTKISASLLEIYSSWLNPDSDSAKCSNSKEHGRTPAKATKIQSPTTFNQTQAEDDGSSDSEELSQFVSQTPSALGKKSAPRTPVKPVAAASPHKKKPTSVSKLTPVKQQKSTPTAKNVKSSKNSSEHVEDAMKTQADVQLEALSSSKKDKKRKKGIEGKDQASAKAAKTKADATTPKVKIPRKKGSTTSTVEKNRDTKKDTHKKKKSVPAKRKKNEGKSAENVIKVKKSKTQTKDNVEAAGGDDSDSESSLDVEKWKKLVLQLTEADIAKMDTINALDSSTPQPKKKRVRKPRAKPPAKTDTPIQLNNGSDGKNEKVEEKATTETPTKKSKHKKSSPKKTVPATSSATPSQEQNFNAVEDSPATSTLSPPKQTPVKEKRKVMTSGDEKNDETMFEPKKKKKKKKEMTEDKVEGDAIETGEDGQEKESKEEKKKKNEVTEQECVDKPVIEKNENEDADNEEISEPVVKEKKAKKKKKEKPDCEDTSEQTAEENKVKKKKKTADSEEIPEQVSEEVKQNTEQLGEKKKAKKKKAVESEETSEKKVKEDKEYTEHIADEKTAKKKKRETGNSEEKSDEIVKEKKAKKKKKENPDEENPEQIVEEKKKEKKDKADHNETILEQIVEENITTKKTESCEREEKPEQTTEVKKKKKKNSSSKNNSDDTEPLPPPDPETPSPPTEKKNKKSKLKSAEVPETPAVSVQDATATQTSSSDTHKKKKKSSKSTES